A stretch of Paenibacillus peoriae DNA encodes these proteins:
- a CDS encoding ABC transporter ATP-binding protein translates to MSQSYVEGVLESVLSKSLNIMIGEKSGYLGLADYENSQINDQLKRASQEASYRPYQLYTQMAGILSSLVTMLSSAVLLFLWKWWVVVILFVISLVSVYSIFKLNKEQFEIYMNRTPLYRQSWYMTYLLTNDRAVKEVKIFNLGPYLLKRYENLLQRFFVEDRRILGKRVRITFLYSLLELSVLLWIVWMAIQETFVKKILIGNLYGYIQAIMLTQSQMQALIQGIVQFSQNNLYMEQLFVFLQLPTSDPIRRQKEQALLDHPKSSTGFCIEQISIEGVSFTYPGQSKASIQDMHLTMTKGQTIAIVGKNGSGKSTLMKILMQLYSDYSGVIKINDRPVQDYDLQQVQDKIGAVFQDFMHYEMSARHNIGFGSLGRMEQDEELIHAAQCAAIDHIIAKLPQGLDTQLGKWFEDGYQLSGGQWQRIAIARAFLRKADVYILDEPSSFLDPVAEQDLLVLFLELMKDSIGIFITHRISSARLAHKIVVMDNGLIVEQGTHKELMLLNGLYAEMYNIQASSFDEEASLIESGGRVLG, encoded by the coding sequence ATGAGTCAGAGTTATGTAGAGGGCGTCCTTGAATCTGTGCTGTCCAAGTCATTAAATATCATGATTGGAGAAAAATCAGGCTACTTGGGACTGGCGGATTATGAAAATTCTCAAATCAACGACCAGCTAAAGCGGGCTTCCCAAGAAGCTTCCTATCGACCTTACCAATTATATACACAAATGGCTGGTATTTTATCTAGTCTAGTTACCATGCTGTCTTCGGCAGTTTTACTTTTCTTATGGAAATGGTGGGTTGTGGTTATTCTATTTGTGATTTCACTGGTGTCGGTTTACTCGATTTTTAAGTTAAACAAAGAACAGTTTGAAATCTATATGAATCGTACCCCGTTATATCGACAGTCATGGTATATGACCTATTTGCTTACAAATGATCGTGCGGTCAAAGAAGTGAAGATTTTTAATTTGGGTCCTTATTTACTAAAAAGATATGAGAATTTACTGCAAAGATTTTTTGTAGAAGACAGGCGTATATTGGGCAAAAGAGTTAGAATTACTTTCCTGTACAGTTTGCTTGAACTTTCTGTTCTGTTATGGATAGTGTGGATGGCAATCCAGGAAACCTTTGTGAAAAAAATATTAATAGGGAACTTATATGGCTATATTCAAGCGATTATGCTAACCCAAAGTCAAATGCAGGCACTAATCCAAGGTATTGTTCAATTTTCACAAAATAATTTGTATATGGAGCAGTTATTTGTATTTCTACAGTTGCCTACATCGGACCCCATTCGGCGTCAAAAGGAACAGGCACTTCTGGATCACCCAAAGAGCAGCACCGGATTTTGTATTGAACAAATTTCAATTGAAGGGGTTTCCTTTACGTACCCGGGTCAATCGAAGGCTTCTATTCAGGACATGCATTTAACAATGACTAAAGGACAAACGATAGCCATTGTAGGGAAAAATGGATCAGGAAAATCGACGCTTATGAAAATCCTGATGCAGCTTTATTCTGATTATAGTGGCGTCATTAAAATTAACGACCGTCCCGTTCAGGATTATGATCTGCAGCAGGTTCAAGACAAAATTGGAGCCGTGTTTCAAGATTTCATGCATTATGAAATGTCAGCACGTCATAACATTGGGTTTGGATCATTAGGGCGTATGGAGCAGGATGAGGAGCTCATCCATGCAGCCCAGTGCGCAGCTATAGACCATATTATAGCCAAACTTCCACAAGGTTTGGACACACAGCTTGGTAAATGGTTTGAGGATGGCTACCAACTCTCAGGAGGCCAATGGCAGCGAATAGCAATCGCACGGGCTTTCCTGCGTAAAGCAGATGTGTATATTTTGGATGAGCCAAGTTCCTTCTTAGATCCTGTGGCAGAACAGGATTTGTTGGTATTATTTTTGGAGTTGATGAAGGATAGCATTGGTATTTTTATTACTCATCGGATTTCATCAGCACGTCTGGCACATAAAATTGTGGTAATGGACAATGGTTTAATTGTGGAGCAGGGAACACATAAGGAGCTGATGTTACTCAATGGGCTATACGCAGAGATGTACAACATTCAGGCCAGCTCATTCGATGAAGAAGCTTCCTTAATTGAAAGCGGAGGGAGGGTGCTAGGATGA
- a CDS encoding lantibiotic dehydratase — protein sequence MEEHLYKTLDFFMLRTPVLPMEEFGKCFLTNVGETEGIRRVAINRLTELSRNPFIREALAASSPTLLESLVHISDQDNPRKQEQVIKSFMRYITRMATRPTPFGLLSGVTYGKFGEQSQLILQEPDMYRKRARPDMEWLMKAVEMVTSSKEVVRQLRVQRNTLIYRQGNRAKIPYTTRCGSIVGGEDQSVSVRATQVFDCVMEASSTLIPYQELVNHLHKTFERADIETIDRYVWQLFEQEFLISELIPPTTTTEPLDHIRSVLKLVTGIDELKENFNNIADTINKYNRLPIGQGEDSLEHLRRKMGKMFSAKSSLQIDLSLEDRGVVLPQCIRKDVECVAELLTKLSSRENRPLDEFCVEFLEKYGPYREVPLLELLDEDTGMGAPAGYKHPLSNRTRLQNMSPSQSRSHQEKLLFQWFVSCIHEGKHEVVLTDAMIDAMLKGQKSGKWLAAPSMELFFQLVAPDQQAVDRGEYILLLAPNQGSDGAGKTFGRFLDLFDEPFTDMFSSIQSEEQRLQPEKLLAGISYLPSSGRSANVVLTKHTRPYEIAIGTNHTLPKEQQIHVSDLAVGVRNDHFYLKSISRNREVIARAGHMLNAELTPNIHRFLLEVSEDGYRHWSSMEWGFATHAPFTPRLRYKHVILNPATWRMTWDAATSLSKDMIDLENLVCQFQKEWNLPRYVYMIELDNRILLDMNHPLHVEQVCRDLQSKGKVTLIEHIGEVGETPVSRHSGRLAAEFVFPCIRKQAVATNHFEEEVAATLDRRHEDTSCLSSEATCTYLPGGPWFYAKLYGMNSRQDEFIGGYWDEFVRKHQEDGNILQGYFIRYADPDKHIRVRFKLPEFLEGNLFLPVFHQWTEMLLNEGMISRVVIDTYEPEVERYGGKKLMMWAERMFSCDSEVTAKLVRLIRFNQTSLQKDVIAILSVINLLYQFGYYKEDAFQFLNRQFDLKDYLKDFRKERKFFLQWMASDQEMTASTASSRESIENIFYARKEAVEQYNYILHEQEREGGATNTREDIIYSVIHMHLNRLIGIDRDRERKIMIMARHAMNSLVQYRGNR from the coding sequence ATGGAAGAGCATCTTTATAAAACCCTGGATTTTTTTATGCTTCGTACTCCTGTGCTACCTATGGAAGAGTTCGGAAAATGCTTTCTAACCAATGTCGGAGAGACTGAAGGAATCAGACGAGTTGCAATAAATCGTCTTACGGAATTATCTCGTAATCCATTTATTCGTGAAGCGTTAGCTGCCTCCAGCCCTACTCTGCTTGAATCTTTAGTACATATCAGCGATCAGGACAATCCGCGCAAACAGGAACAAGTTATCAAATCCTTTATGCGTTATATCACTAGAATGGCTACACGACCTACGCCGTTCGGATTGTTATCTGGAGTCACTTACGGGAAATTCGGAGAGCAGTCTCAGCTCATTTTACAAGAGCCAGATATGTATCGAAAGCGTGCAAGACCGGACATGGAATGGCTAATGAAAGCCGTTGAAATGGTCACAAGCAGTAAGGAGGTTGTCCGCCAGCTGCGGGTTCAGCGTAATACATTAATTTATCGTCAGGGTAACCGGGCTAAAATCCCCTACACGACAAGATGCGGCAGTATAGTCGGTGGAGAAGATCAGAGTGTGTCCGTTCGTGCGACTCAGGTATTTGATTGTGTGATGGAAGCAAGTTCGACCCTCATACCTTATCAGGAACTGGTCAACCATCTACATAAGACATTTGAAAGAGCTGATATAGAGACAATTGACCGTTATGTATGGCAGCTATTTGAGCAAGAGTTTTTGATATCTGAGCTTATTCCTCCTACCACTACTACCGAACCGCTGGACCATATACGATCCGTCTTGAAATTAGTAACGGGTATTGATGAGTTAAAAGAGAATTTTAATAACATCGCGGATACTATTAATAAATATAATCGTCTCCCTATAGGCCAAGGGGAAGATTCGTTGGAGCATTTAAGACGAAAGATGGGCAAAATGTTCAGTGCAAAATCAAGCTTGCAAATCGACCTTTCCCTGGAGGATCGAGGAGTTGTTCTTCCCCAATGTATCCGTAAGGATGTTGAATGTGTTGCCGAATTACTAACTAAGCTTTCGTCGCGAGAGAATAGACCTTTGGATGAATTTTGTGTGGAATTTTTGGAGAAGTATGGTCCATATCGGGAGGTCCCTTTGCTGGAGCTTCTTGATGAGGATACAGGGATGGGTGCTCCGGCAGGCTACAAACATCCATTGAGTAACCGAACACGGCTTCAAAACATGTCACCGTCCCAGTCGAGATCACATCAGGAGAAGCTTTTATTTCAATGGTTCGTATCTTGCATCCATGAAGGAAAACATGAAGTGGTACTTACAGATGCCATGATAGACGCAATGTTAAAAGGGCAGAAATCAGGCAAATGGTTGGCAGCACCTTCTATGGAATTGTTTTTTCAGTTGGTCGCCCCTGATCAGCAGGCTGTAGATCGCGGTGAGTATATTTTACTTCTGGCACCTAATCAGGGGTCAGACGGGGCGGGAAAGACGTTCGGGAGATTTCTGGATTTGTTTGACGAGCCTTTTACTGATATGTTCTCCAGCATTCAATCGGAAGAGCAACGGTTACAGCCTGAAAAGCTGTTAGCCGGAATATCGTATTTACCCAGTTCGGGAAGATCGGCAAATGTAGTATTAACGAAGCATACTCGCCCCTATGAAATCGCAATAGGAACCAATCATACCCTGCCAAAGGAACAGCAGATACATGTTTCGGACCTTGCTGTTGGGGTACGTAATGATCATTTTTATTTGAAGTCGATAAGTCGCAATCGTGAGGTCATTGCTAGGGCTGGACATATGCTCAATGCTGAATTGACTCCTAACATACATCGTTTTCTTTTGGAGGTCAGTGAGGATGGTTATCGCCATTGGTCATCTATGGAGTGGGGATTCGCCACCCATGCCCCTTTTACCCCACGTCTAAGATATAAGCATGTCATTCTCAATCCGGCTACATGGAGAATGACATGGGATGCGGCAACTAGCCTATCCAAGGATATGATTGATTTGGAGAATTTAGTGTGTCAGTTCCAAAAAGAATGGAATCTACCACGTTATGTATATATGATTGAATTAGATAATCGAATTCTGTTGGATATGAATCATCCCTTGCATGTTGAACAGGTTTGTAGAGATCTTCAATCCAAAGGAAAAGTTACTTTAATCGAACACATAGGTGAAGTCGGAGAAACGCCAGTCTCTCGTCACAGTGGACGCTTGGCGGCTGAATTTGTATTTCCATGTATACGTAAACAGGCTGTAGCAACGAACCATTTTGAGGAGGAAGTTGCTGCGACACTAGATAGAAGGCATGAGGATACAAGTTGTCTTTCCTCAGAGGCAACCTGTACCTATCTTCCTGGTGGTCCTTGGTTCTATGCCAAATTATATGGTATGAACAGTCGCCAAGATGAGTTTATTGGTGGTTATTGGGATGAATTTGTGCGGAAGCATCAAGAGGACGGTAACATCCTTCAGGGGTACTTTATCCGATACGCTGATCCAGATAAACATATTCGTGTCCGGTTTAAGCTACCGGAGTTTCTGGAGGGAAACTTGTTTCTTCCCGTGTTTCATCAATGGACAGAGATGCTTTTAAATGAAGGCATGATATCCAGAGTTGTGATCGATACCTATGAGCCAGAAGTAGAGCGTTACGGTGGAAAGAAGCTCATGATGTGGGCAGAACGAATGTTTTCTTGTGACAGTGAAGTGACAGCCAAATTGGTACGTCTCATTAGATTCAACCAGACTTCTTTACAGAAGGACGTTATAGCTATTTTAAGCGTGATCAATCTTCTCTACCAGTTTGGTTACTATAAGGAAGATGCGTTTCAATTCTTAAATCGTCAATTTGATCTCAAAGACTATTTGAAAGACTTTCGCAAGGAACGGAAGTTCTTTTTACAATGGATGGCATCAGATCAGGAAATGACAGCTTCGACTGCATCCAGTCGCGAATCCATAGAAAATATTTTTTATGCAAGAAAAGAAGCAGTAGAGCAATATAATTATATACTCCATGAGCAGGAACGGGAGGGGGGAGCTACCAATACAAGAGAGGATATTATATACAGTGTGATCCATATGCATTTGAACCGATTAATTGGAATTGACAGGGATCGGGAGCGCAAAATAATGATCATGGCCAGACATGCTATGAACAGCCTGGTTCAATATCGGGGGAATCGCTAA
- a CDS encoding ABC transporter permease has product MLGIWRSEMERIWNRRSTLLLYTIFLLMVIANIVSLKINGTMKFRFGEGIATVNNLNLPWLMMSEISLFLILALLPILYVDQLSGDIHSGAYRLYVLRPYRRFQFWLGKLFALSVTTIVFTGTALLIGILAGWTIFPRSLTFFKYGSAEASTSLDAMSYTLVFYLVLTLVCLAKLMLSSAVCLFISRPLFSFISILFISMFIYPFYKPLVMLIDPFQQIMLALRVDGSTRFWMCLIVIILICSTISFVRWQKKTI; this is encoded by the coding sequence ATGCTAGGAATTTGGCGAAGTGAAATGGAACGAATATGGAATCGAAGATCTACTCTTTTATTATATACAATTTTTCTATTGATGGTTATTGCGAATATTGTCAGTCTTAAAATTAATGGAACAATGAAATTCCGCTTTGGCGAAGGGATTGCCACTGTTAATAATCTGAACTTGCCGTGGCTTATGATGAGTGAAATTTCCCTATTTCTGATCCTGGCATTGTTGCCTATTTTGTATGTGGATCAGTTAAGCGGGGATATTCACTCCGGGGCGTATCGTTTATATGTACTGCGTCCATACCGTCGCTTTCAATTTTGGCTTGGAAAACTGTTCGCATTATCGGTCACGACGATCGTTTTTACGGGTACAGCCTTGCTCATAGGCATACTGGCTGGTTGGACTATTTTTCCCCGTAGCTTAACCTTTTTTAAATACGGCTCAGCAGAGGCTTCCACCTCATTAGATGCTATGTCATATACACTTGTGTTTTATTTGGTATTAACGTTGGTTTGCCTGGCAAAGCTCATGCTAAGTAGTGCAGTGTGTTTGTTCATATCCAGACCTTTATTCTCGTTTATTTCTATTTTATTTATATCTATGTTTATCTACCCATTTTACAAGCCACTTGTGATGTTAATAGATCCTTTCCAGCAAATTATGCTTGCTTTAAGAGTGGATGGTTCCACCAGATTCTGGATGTGTCTAATCGTGATTATATTGATTTGTTCGACTATTAGCTTTGTTCGTTGGCAAAAGAAAACAATTTAA
- a CDS encoding ABC transporter permease produces MKTLIYSEFERLYSRKWFWLLILCTPVLAYSTASYFLYLKTSVEVLSKVFVIIGLQENLFLICNIAVAALVATLYTEQFRGGQLRLIFMRRFTRGQIFWSKLLVLQVSVLLLLLILGLSLWGVGVWRFPYSEGETRQYGELIMYVFQYYAKAFVSLMAIGCLYSYIAMCSKSVTHAIGICTTYNLFSLLFDGLYLKLASLFSHIPYIHDLIVFLFIPYMQYRGLKTSLSGNLSANGAIATVVILYLILFTWGAYRRFTKDDYLY; encoded by the coding sequence ATGAAGACACTCATTTACAGTGAGTTCGAGAGATTGTATAGCAGAAAATGGTTCTGGCTTCTGATTTTATGTACCCCTGTACTCGCTTATTCCACAGCCAGCTATTTTTTGTATCTCAAGACTTCGGTAGAAGTGTTGTCCAAAGTCTTTGTCATTATAGGCCTGCAAGAAAATTTGTTTTTAATATGCAATATTGCTGTAGCTGCATTAGTAGCGACTCTATATACGGAGCAATTCCGGGGTGGACAGTTGCGTCTAATCTTCATGCGGCGTTTTACTCGGGGACAGATTTTCTGGAGCAAGCTATTGGTTTTACAGGTCTCTGTTCTATTACTCTTACTTATATTGGGTCTGTCTCTTTGGGGTGTCGGAGTATGGCGATTTCCCTATTCTGAAGGCGAAACAAGGCAATATGGAGAGCTTATAATGTATGTATTTCAATATTATGCAAAGGCTTTTGTCTCACTTATGGCTATTGGCTGTCTGTATTCCTACATTGCCATGTGTAGCAAGAGTGTAACCCATGCAATTGGTATTTGTACGACCTATAATCTGTTCTCCTTGCTGTTCGATGGCTTATACCTTAAATTAGCATCTCTATTTTCTCATATTCCCTACATACATGATCTTATAGTCTTTTTATTTATTCCTTATATGCAGTATAGAGGATTGAAGACATCCTTATCCGGAAACCTGTCTGCAAATGGGGCGATTGCCACCGTTGTTATTTTATATCTAATCCTTTTTACATGGGGAGCATATCGTCGTTTTACCAAGGATGATTATTTGTATTAG
- a CDS encoding carbohydrate ABC transporter permease, with protein MNKRLTTFYWMTVPAVLLFFVFLTLPALQGFYYSLTNWNGFGHQYHFVGFKNYINLFQDDNVGNAYWFTFKFAIVVTIAINILSLLIAMGLNAKIRFRNFFRGIYFLPNILSVLIVGYIFNYLFSNVFTIWGQNLGISSLSTNILGSEQLAWVGVVIVAVWQGIAFNTILYLAGLQTIPTSLYEASNLDGAGKWREFWSITFPLIAPFFTINMVLAMKNSLMVFDQIVALTNGGPGRATQSISHLIYTGGFRGGEFAYQSANSVIYFIVIAIISILQLRFLQRREMDN; from the coding sequence ATGAATAAGCGACTAACGACTTTTTACTGGATGACGGTGCCGGCGGTGCTATTGTTTTTTGTATTTTTGACCCTGCCTGCTTTGCAGGGATTTTATTATTCACTCACGAACTGGAACGGCTTTGGTCATCAGTACCACTTTGTCGGGTTTAAGAACTATATTAATTTGTTTCAAGACGACAATGTGGGCAATGCTTACTGGTTTACTTTCAAATTTGCGATTGTGGTTACCATTGCGATTAATATTCTCAGCTTGCTGATTGCCATGGGGCTGAACGCTAAAATACGTTTCCGTAATTTCTTTCGCGGGATTTATTTCTTACCTAATATTTTGAGCGTGTTGATCGTAGGTTACATATTCAATTACCTGTTCTCGAATGTATTTACGATCTGGGGACAGAACTTAGGCATCAGTTCATTATCGACAAACATCTTAGGCAGTGAGCAGTTGGCTTGGGTAGGAGTGGTCATCGTAGCCGTATGGCAGGGGATTGCCTTTAATACGATTCTCTATCTGGCTGGGCTGCAAACCATTCCGACAAGTCTGTATGAGGCGTCCAATTTGGACGGTGCGGGTAAATGGCGCGAATTCTGGAGCATTACCTTTCCATTAATTGCACCGTTTTTTACGATCAATATGGTATTGGCGATGAAAAATTCCCTGATGGTGTTCGATCAGATCGTGGCTTTGACGAATGGTGGGCCGGGACGGGCCACGCAGTCGATATCCCACCTGATATACACCGGGGGCTTTAGAGGTGGAGAATTCGCTTATCAGTCGGCTAACTCTGTTATTTACTTTATTGTGATTGCGATCATTTCCATCTTACAGCTTCGATTCCTCCAGAGAAGGGAGATGGATAACTGA
- a CDS encoding lanthionine synthetase C family protein, whose protein sequence is MTTTSYICDKWIPINLDMKDKVTVILQEISNRYKDPDQVRMYMKKTPPIEADGMKMDRWSDGSLGSGFTGICLLMGQLDRLYPEDGWDIVGHQYLERIRMIVEQKGVHDLSLYSGLSGILLAIYSLSRKGTRYQGMLDSLASWFEEAALHSLALCREEWGRGQLQMSQYDAISGFTGIGRIAMLFSDRPTMHTIWNQTIELFQIMCSDRTWNGHPVPGWYITTENQFQENEKKQYPQGNFNLGLSHGIAGPLAFLSLSALNGADSLPLVGDINRLSPFIHHWRVQDTEGVIWPGRVSLEEWVDNRLQPESTQYYRDSWCYGVPGIARSIWLAGQALQNKDWIETGLRAYLDIEKRLYRKGGLSSATLCHGIGGLLHLIQRMYSDTGHEQLGMMRDRLLEEVLDMFDTNSAFGFYDHSLLDGRLAEVDEAGFLNGSAGVALVLASLIGNENPDWDAALLIR, encoded by the coding sequence ATGACGACGACTTCATATATTTGTGATAAATGGATACCCATTAATTTGGATATGAAGGATAAAGTAACTGTAATCTTACAAGAGATTTCCAATCGTTACAAAGACCCCGATCAAGTGCGTATGTATATGAAAAAAACGCCCCCGATAGAGGCTGATGGGATGAAGATGGACCGTTGGTCAGATGGAAGTTTGGGAAGTGGGTTCACGGGCATCTGTTTGTTAATGGGTCAGTTGGATCGACTATACCCTGAGGATGGTTGGGATATTGTAGGACACCAATATTTAGAGCGAATTCGTATGATCGTGGAGCAAAAGGGTGTCCATGACTTATCCCTGTATAGTGGATTATCAGGTATTTTGCTGGCTATTTACTCTTTATCCAGGAAGGGCACACGTTATCAAGGAATGCTTGATTCCCTTGCCTCCTGGTTCGAAGAGGCTGCTTTACATAGCTTGGCCCTATGTCGGGAGGAATGGGGAAGAGGACAATTACAAATGAGCCAGTATGACGCCATATCAGGCTTTACAGGGATCGGACGCATCGCCATGTTATTTTCTGACCGCCCGACTATGCATACCATATGGAACCAGACGATTGAATTGTTTCAGATAATGTGCAGCGACCGTACTTGGAATGGACATCCTGTACCTGGATGGTATATTACCACGGAGAATCAATTTCAAGAGAATGAAAAGAAACAATATCCGCAGGGAAATTTTAATTTAGGGCTTTCGCATGGTATCGCGGGTCCATTAGCTTTTCTGAGCCTGTCTGCTCTTAATGGAGCCGACTCCCTCCCTTTAGTGGGCGATATCAACAGACTGTCACCATTTATACATCATTGGCGTGTTCAGGATACTGAGGGCGTGATTTGGCCTGGGCGTGTTTCCCTTGAGGAATGGGTGGATAACCGTCTGCAGCCTGAAAGCACGCAGTATTATCGTGATTCCTGGTGTTATGGCGTACCAGGCATTGCACGTTCGATCTGGCTGGCGGGACAAGCTCTTCAAAATAAAGATTGGATCGAAACGGGACTACGTGCATACTTGGATATAGAAAAAAGGCTCTATCGTAAAGGAGGACTATCTTCTGCGACATTGTGTCATGGTATTGGGGGATTGTTGCATCTGATCCAGCGTATGTATTCAGATACGGGCCATGAGCAGTTAGGTATGATGCGAGACAGGCTACTAGAAGAAGTGCTGGATATGTTCGATACTAATTCGGCGTTTGGCTTTTATGATCATAGCCTATTGGATGGGAGACTAGCAGAAGTAGATGAGGCTGGCTTTCTGAATGGAAGTGCTGGAGTTGCCTTGGTGTTGGCTTCATTGATAGGAAATGAAAATCCGGATTGGGACGCTGCTCTTCTAATTCGCTAA
- a CDS encoding ABC transporter substrate-binding protein codes for MWSWAKKLSTLAAILLLAVFVSACNKGDDSGKVKIEFFQNKPEAKGSFDKLISQFNQEHPGIEVTQVNPPEAETVLLTRVVKNDVPDIVGLGATDTYSILAQSGIFTDLANTELPRTIDPIYLKMLKDVTGVDPVYGIPYAANANGVMYNKTLFKEMGLQVPKTWDELIATAQKIKAAGKIPFYFTYKDDWQTNLPFNALGPNLVGIDFFLQRRENQVTFQGKYREIAEKQLELLKYGHSDNFGKNYADGNRAFANGQGLMYIQGSWAISEIRKANPKVELGFFPLPTGNDAKAVKLVSGIDTLLAVSEGTPHKKEAEEFLAFLLKPENSKQYITEQTLFSAVKGVTQDDPSVAELLPYFKSGRVIDFADHYIPKAVQLNSIVQAFLQNGDIDAYLAKLDREWNKVANRR; via the coding sequence ATGTGGAGTTGGGCCAAAAAGCTGTCTACACTGGCGGCGATCCTTTTGTTGGCTGTTTTTGTGAGCGCATGCAACAAGGGCGATGATTCAGGTAAGGTGAAAATTGAATTCTTTCAAAACAAGCCGGAGGCCAAGGGTTCATTCGATAAGCTAATCTCTCAATTCAATCAGGAACATCCCGGTATTGAAGTGACACAGGTCAACCCGCCAGAGGCAGAGACCGTGTTATTGACACGGGTTGTCAAAAACGATGTACCTGACATTGTGGGGCTTGGGGCCACCGATACCTACTCCATTTTGGCACAAAGCGGTATTTTTACGGATCTGGCGAATACAGAATTGCCACGTACGATTGATCCGATTTACCTCAAGATGCTTAAGGATGTGACCGGGGTCGATCCTGTGTATGGAATTCCTTATGCTGCGAATGCGAATGGTGTGATGTATAACAAAACGCTTTTTAAAGAAATGGGATTACAGGTGCCCAAAACGTGGGATGAGCTGATTGCAACAGCGCAAAAGATCAAGGCTGCTGGCAAAATTCCTTTCTATTTTACATATAAAGATGATTGGCAAACGAACCTCCCCTTTAATGCGCTGGGCCCGAATCTGGTGGGCATTGATTTTTTTCTGCAACGGCGTGAAAATCAGGTCACCTTTCAGGGCAAGTACCGCGAGATTGCGGAAAAGCAGCTGGAGCTACTGAAATACGGACATAGTGATAATTTTGGCAAAAACTATGCTGACGGTAATCGTGCTTTCGCTAACGGACAGGGACTGATGTACATTCAGGGCTCGTGGGCTATATCTGAAATTCGCAAAGCTAACCCGAAAGTGGAACTCGGATTTTTCCCGTTACCCACAGGGAATGACGCAAAGGCGGTCAAGCTGGTGTCTGGTATAGATACGCTATTGGCCGTTTCGGAAGGCACGCCGCATAAAAAGGAGGCGGAGGAGTTCCTTGCCTTCTTATTAAAACCGGAGAACAGCAAGCAATACATTACGGAACAAACGTTGTTTTCAGCGGTGAAGGGAGTCACGCAGGATGATCCGAGTGTGGCAGAGCTGCTGCCGTATTTTAAATCAGGCCGTGTCATTGATTTTGCCGATCATTATATTCCCAAAGCGGTCCAATTGAATTCTATTGTGCAGGCTTTCCTGCAAAACGGAGACATCGATGCCTATCTAGCCAAGCTCGACCGGGAGTGGAATAAGGTAGCTAACCGCCGATAA